From one Peredibacter starrii genomic stretch:
- a CDS encoding TPM domain-containing protein, with protein sequence MKKILLQDDVQHVESRLKQFEATTGCELLLVVADSSDPYPAASWRFGVIAGFMLSLCFSYYFEFHHSYFWPLTILLLTLLMTWVGHFPWAKRLALSDWEIDRECGEKSLEYFHTLGTSQVSHKVTAMIMVSVLEKRIMVLVDEKLKTHITQEELNELVSIMKKHFKDGNMGLGFIQSIQSLEEKILKDFGGRVSDAKPSELKDQIHFL encoded by the coding sequence ATGAAAAAGATTTTACTACAAGATGATGTTCAGCATGTTGAATCTCGCCTCAAACAGTTTGAAGCGACGACTGGCTGCGAGTTACTTTTAGTTGTAGCGGATTCTTCTGATCCATATCCCGCGGCCTCATGGCGTTTTGGTGTGATCGCTGGCTTCATGCTTTCACTTTGTTTCAGTTATTATTTTGAATTTCATCATTCGTATTTCTGGCCACTCACTATTCTTCTACTCACTCTTCTCATGACTTGGGTCGGACATTTCCCTTGGGCCAAACGTCTTGCTTTGAGTGATTGGGAGATTGATCGCGAGTGTGGTGAGAAGTCGCTTGAATACTTCCATACTCTCGGAACATCTCAGGTATCTCATAAAGTAACGGCGATGATTATGGTCTCTGTTCTCGAGAAGAGAATCATGGTTCTTGTTGATGAAAAGTTAAAAACACACATCACCCAAGAAGAACTTAATGAACTTGTTTCGATCATGAAGAAGCACTTCAAAGATGGCAACATGGGTCTAGGTTTTATTCAAAGCATCCAATCTTTGGAAGAAAAAATCTTGAAAGATTTCGGTGGAAGAGTCAGTGACGCAAAACCATCAGAACTAAAAGACCAAATTCACTTCCTCTAA
- a CDS encoding 3-hydroxybutyryl-CoA dehydrogenase: MKNIQAIGIVGAGQMGRGIAQVAAQTGFEVILFDAFKNSLDFGHNFIKTQLDKGAEKGKWSADDAKNAFGKIKATTDINDLKNCDLVVEAATEKKELKFEIFKNLDAVVKADAILASNTSSISITEIAAVTKRPHLVAGMHFMNPVPVMKLVEGIRGLETSDETFNTVAAVAEKMGKVFVRAKDYPGFAVNRILMPMINEAVYALYEGVAEVKDIDTAMKLGTNQPMGPLELADFIGLDTCLAIMNVLHDGLADTKYRPCPLLKQYVAAGRYGRKNGKGFYSYDK; encoded by the coding sequence ATGAAAAACATTCAAGCTATTGGAATTGTTGGTGCTGGTCAAATGGGACGAGGGATCGCTCAAGTTGCTGCCCAGACCGGATTTGAAGTAATTCTTTTTGATGCTTTCAAAAATTCTCTCGATTTTGGTCATAATTTTATTAAGACGCAGCTAGACAAAGGTGCCGAAAAGGGCAAATGGTCGGCCGACGATGCTAAAAACGCTTTCGGAAAAATCAAAGCGACAACAGATATTAATGATCTTAAAAACTGTGACCTGGTTGTTGAAGCGGCGACAGAAAAAAAAGAACTTAAATTCGAAATTTTCAAGAATCTAGATGCGGTTGTTAAGGCCGACGCTATTCTTGCTTCAAATACTTCTTCTATTTCTATTACTGAAATCGCAGCAGTTACTAAGCGTCCGCACCTTGTTGCTGGTATGCACTTCATGAACCCTGTTCCAGTAATGAAGCTAGTTGAAGGTATCCGTGGTCTTGAAACATCTGATGAGACTTTCAATACAGTTGCAGCTGTCGCTGAGAAAATGGGCAAGGTATTCGTTCGTGCGAAAGACTATCCTGGTTTCGCTGTTAACCGCATTCTCATGCCAATGATTAACGAAGCTGTTTACGCTCTTTATGAAGGTGTTGCTGAAGTCAAAGATATCGATACAGCAATGAAGCTTGGCACGAACCAGCCAATGGGTCCACTAGAGCTGGCTGACTTCATCGGTCTAGATACATGTCTGGCGATCATGAACGTTCTTCATGATGGTCTGGCCGATACGAAATACCGTCCATGTCCTCTTCTTAAGCAGTATGTAGCTGCTGGCAGATACGGTCGCAAAAATGGTAAAGGGTTCTATTCTTATGACAAATAA
- the rnk gene encoding nucleoside diphosphate kinase regulator, with translation MIEDGILITEKDLLRIKHVLSFQKSEDFENLELELDRASIINDNEVPSDLVTMNSKVKFLNVQENKEMTITLVYPSDANFSEGKISVLASLGSAIIGLRVGQEINWMFPDGKTRTLKILEVLYQPEASGDWHL, from the coding sequence ATGATTGAAGATGGTATTCTCATTACAGAGAAAGATTTATTACGCATTAAACACGTACTCAGCTTTCAGAAATCCGAAGACTTCGAAAACCTCGAGCTAGAGCTCGATCGCGCCAGCATCATCAATGATAATGAAGTGCCTAGCGATCTTGTGACCATGAATTCGAAGGTCAAATTTTTAAACGTCCAGGAAAACAAGGAAATGACCATTACGCTGGTTTATCCGTCGGACGCCAACTTTTCAGAGGGAAAAATTTCAGTTCTTGCTTCGCTAGGTTCGGCCATCATTGGTCTTCGTGTGGGACAGGAAATTAACTGGATGTTCCCGGATGGAAAAACCAGAACATTGAAAATTCTGGAAGTTCTTTATCAACCAGAGGCCAGCGGCGATTGGCATCTTTAA
- a CDS encoding GFA family protein, which produces MKLHGSCHCGKVSFTVNSVNFYPYQLCYCSICRKTQGGGGFAINLGADAKSLKVKGKKFISVYRAKVSNPDEKTYQSSGERNFCKICGSGLWLYDPDWPELVHPFASVIDTPLPVTPHKTHLMVEFKAPWVKLEKKRGDKIFQRYPKESIQEWHDRVIRHKKN; this is translated from the coding sequence ATGAAACTGCACGGATCGTGCCACTGTGGGAAAGTTTCGTTCACGGTAAATTCAGTGAATTTTTATCCCTACCAGCTTTGTTACTGCAGCATATGTCGAAAAACGCAGGGCGGAGGTGGCTTCGCGATTAATCTTGGAGCTGACGCCAAGTCGCTTAAGGTGAAAGGTAAGAAGTTTATCTCCGTTTATCGCGCCAAAGTAAGCAATCCTGATGAGAAGACCTATCAAAGTTCAGGAGAAAGAAATTTTTGTAAAATCTGTGGTTCTGGACTTTGGTTATATGATCCTGATTGGCCGGAGCTTGTTCACCCCTTTGCTTCAGTCATTGATACGCCATTACCAGTCACTCCTCACAAAACCCATTTAATGGTGGAGTTTAAGGCCCCTTGGGTAAAGTTAGAGAAGAAAAGGGGAGACAAAATCTTCCAACGATACCCAAAGGAATCAATTCAAGAATGGCATGATCGAGTGATCAGGCACAAAAAAAATTAA
- the acs gene encoding acetate--CoA ligase — protein sequence MTPENMYPVKSAVKTKSYLKGMEAYQEMYERSIKDPEGFWLEAAKNLDWFKFPEKAGQGDFKRVNHSWFMGGKLNVTYNCLDRHLAKRGNKSALIWAKDEPGQYQNITYQEVYENVCRLTNLLEAQGVKKGDRVCIYLPMIPELVYSVLACARLGAVHSVVFGGFSADSLKGRIIDAECKIVITANEGLRGGKKVPLKNITDDAIKDIDFVKTVLVVNRTSAQVNMVEGRDYNYEEEIKKYRPVAPCATVDAEDPLFILYTSGSTGKPKGVMHTSGGYLTYAAFTHRYIFDYHEDDVYFCTADVGWVTGHSYVVYGPLANGATSVLFESIPSYPDAGRYWQVIQDLKATIFYTAPTALRSLAQSGDEIVKKYDRSSLRILGTVGEPINPEIWKWYHDVVGESRCDIVDTWWQTETGGILITPIPGVTPTKPGSATLPFFGVQPLIVKPENGEEVKGNGVEGALCIKSSWPGQARTIYKDHARFVETYFTQYPGLYFTGDGCRRDEDGYYWITGRIDDVLNVSGHRLGTAEVESALMEHPEIAEAAVVGYPHDIKGVGIHAYVILYEHKESTKELVESIKDVVREKIGRFAAPDIIHITKGLPKTRSGKVMRRILRKIASHEYGGLGDTSTLSEPGVVDNLVEEHKKLK from the coding sequence ATGACACCTGAAAACATGTATCCGGTTAAGAGTGCAGTTAAGACAAAATCTTATTTAAAAGGCATGGAAGCCTACCAAGAGATGTATGAGCGATCAATCAAGGATCCAGAAGGTTTCTGGCTGGAAGCGGCAAAGAACCTCGATTGGTTTAAGTTTCCTGAAAAAGCAGGGCAAGGCGATTTTAAAAGAGTAAATCACTCATGGTTTATGGGTGGGAAATTGAATGTGACCTATAATTGCTTGGATCGACATCTGGCCAAGCGTGGGAATAAATCGGCACTTATCTGGGCCAAGGATGAACCTGGCCAGTATCAAAATATCACATACCAAGAAGTTTATGAAAATGTCTGTCGCCTAACCAATCTTCTTGAGGCCCAAGGGGTAAAGAAAGGGGACAGAGTCTGTATCTATCTTCCGATGATTCCGGAACTGGTTTATTCAGTCCTTGCTTGTGCTCGCCTTGGGGCAGTTCATTCAGTGGTGTTTGGAGGATTCAGTGCCGATTCTTTGAAAGGAAGGATCATCGATGCTGAATGCAAAATCGTAATCACTGCCAATGAAGGTCTTCGCGGCGGGAAGAAAGTTCCACTAAAAAACATCACTGATGATGCCATCAAGGACATTGATTTCGTAAAAACCGTACTTGTGGTGAATCGTACATCGGCACAAGTAAATATGGTGGAAGGCCGAGATTATAACTACGAAGAAGAAATCAAAAAGTATCGTCCAGTTGCTCCTTGTGCGACTGTGGATGCGGAAGATCCTCTTTTCATCCTTTATACTTCTGGGTCAACAGGCAAACCAAAGGGTGTGATGCATACGTCTGGTGGTTACCTGACTTATGCCGCTTTCACGCATAGGTATATCTTTGATTATCATGAAGATGATGTTTACTTCTGTACGGCCGACGTAGGTTGGGTGACCGGACACTCTTATGTTGTGTATGGACCTCTGGCCAATGGTGCAACGAGTGTTCTCTTCGAATCAATTCCTTCTTATCCCGATGCTGGCCGCTACTGGCAAGTCATTCAGGATTTAAAGGCGACCATCTTTTACACGGCCCCAACTGCACTTCGTTCACTTGCCCAGTCGGGTGATGAGATTGTGAAGAAATATGATCGTTCGAGCCTTCGTATTCTTGGAACTGTTGGCGAACCTATCAATCCAGAAATCTGGAAGTGGTATCACGATGTGGTAGGTGAGAGTCGCTGTGATATCGTGGATACTTGGTGGCAAACAGAGACCGGAGGAATTCTTATCACTCCAATCCCAGGTGTCACTCCAACTAAGCCAGGTTCTGCCACTCTTCCGTTCTTTGGCGTGCAACCCCTGATTGTGAAACCAGAGAATGGTGAAGAAGTTAAAGGCAATGGAGTAGAGGGAGCGCTTTGTATCAAGTCTTCTTGGCCAGGCCAGGCCCGTACGATTTATAAAGATCATGCTCGTTTTGTTGAGACTTATTTCACTCAGTATCCTGGACTTTACTTCACTGGAGACGGATGTCGCCGTGATGAAGATGGTTATTACTGGATCACAGGTCGTATTGATGATGTGTTAAACGTTTCAGGTCACCGCCTGGGAACAGCAGAAGTTGAAAGTGCTCTGATGGAGCATCCGGAAATCGCTGAGGCCGCAGTTGTTGGTTACCCACATGACATTAAAGGTGTGGGGATTCATGCTTATGTGATTCTGTATGAGCACAAAGAATCAACCAAGGAACTTGTAGAGAGTATCAAAGACGTGGTTCGCGAAAAAATCGGAAGATTTGCGGCCCCAGATATTATTCATATTACAAAAGGACTTCCTAAAACTCGTTCAGGAAAAGTGATGAGACGAATTCTTCGTAAGATCGCTTCTCATGAATACGGAGGTCTTGGTGATACTTCTACTTTGTCTGAACCAGGAGTGGTGGACAATCTTGTGGAAGAGCACAAAAAACTAAAATAG
- a CDS encoding LemA family protein, whose amino-acid sequence MKSFITIVLGSLFLVSCGLQSIPQSNNNVEASWAEVLNQYKRRTDLIPNLVNTVKGYASHEKETLEGVMEARAKATSVTVDPKNLTPEKLQEFQQAQSGVSQALGRLMVVSERYPDLKANQNFQGLQAQLEGTENRIAIARRRYIEAVQEFNNLVTVFPTSLTNSLIHHFDKKPQFSVDETEQKTPEVKF is encoded by the coding sequence ATGAAATCGTTTATTACAATCGTTCTCGGATCACTCTTCCTCGTTTCTTGTGGTCTACAATCAATCCCTCAATCAAATAACAATGTGGAAGCTTCTTGGGCAGAAGTTCTGAACCAATACAAGCGTCGCACAGACCTTATCCCTAACCTGGTTAACACAGTTAAAGGTTACGCTTCTCATGAGAAGGAAACTTTGGAAGGTGTAATGGAAGCTCGTGCGAAAGCAACTTCTGTTACTGTTGATCCAAAAAATCTTACTCCGGAAAAACTGCAAGAGTTCCAGCAAGCTCAATCAGGTGTTTCTCAAGCGCTTGGCCGTTTGATGGTGGTGTCTGAGCGTTACCCGGATCTTAAAGCGAACCAAAACTTTCAGGGTCTTCAAGCTCAACTTGAAGGAACTGAAAACAGAATCGCGATCGCTCGTCGTCGTTATATTGAAGCTGTTCAAGAGTTCAATAACCTTGTGACTGTTTTCCCGACAAGCTTAACAAACTCTCTTATTCATCACTTTGATAAGAAGCCTCAGTTCTCAGTTGATGAAACTGAACAGAAAACACCTGAAGTTAAATTCTAG
- a CDS encoding enoyl-CoA hydratase/isomerase family protein produces MTNNFETIVLDTTGEVGILTINRPAKLNALNIQVHRELKACLTELQNSKLKGLILIGEGEKAFIAGADIAEMKPMASGEAQAFAELGQQVTLLMESLPFPTIAAVNGFALGGGFEMAMSCDFIFASKNAVFGLPEVKLGLIPGFGGTQRLARIVGERRAKELMFSGRNVTSEEAKSLGIILEVFEDKAKLLEGCQNWFKLANANSNYAIARAKETLRDGIEKSLVEGLAVEAKAFGNIFQTEQMIEGTTAFVEKRKANFK; encoded by the coding sequence ATGACAAATAATTTCGAGACAATTGTATTAGATACTACTGGTGAAGTAGGGATTCTTACTATCAACCGTCCGGCGAAACTGAATGCTCTCAACATTCAAGTTCACCGTGAACTTAAAGCATGTCTAACTGAGCTTCAGAATTCAAAACTTAAAGGTTTGATTCTGATTGGTGAAGGCGAGAAGGCCTTTATCGCGGGTGCTGACATCGCAGAAATGAAACCAATGGCCTCAGGCGAAGCTCAAGCTTTCGCAGAACTTGGCCAACAAGTTACACTTCTCATGGAATCACTTCCATTCCCAACAATTGCGGCCGTGAACGGTTTTGCGCTTGGTGGTGGTTTTGAAATGGCCATGAGCTGTGACTTCATCTTCGCTTCTAAAAATGCCGTATTCGGTCTTCCGGAAGTGAAGCTTGGACTTATCCCTGGTTTCGGCGGAACTCAACGTCTTGCTCGCATTGTGGGCGAAAGACGCGCTAAAGAACTTATGTTCTCTGGCCGCAATGTAACCAGTGAAGAGGCGAAGTCTCTTGGAATTATTCTTGAAGTTTTTGAAGATAAAGCAAAGCTTCTTGAGGGTTGTCAGAACTGGTTCAAACTAGCTAATGCCAATTCAAATTACGCCATTGCCAGAGCGAAAGAAACGCTTCGTGACGGTATTGAAAAGTCTCTGGTTGAAGGTCTTGCTGTTGAAGCAAAAGCTTTCGGCAACATCTTTCAAACTGAGCAAATGATCGAAGGAACAACTGCCTTCGTGGAAAAAAGAAAAGCCAATTTTAAATAA
- the rpsT gene encoding 30S ribosomal protein S20: MANHKSSVKRAKQEKKRRMTNKTKTAASRTAVKALRAAVSKGDVAEARTLLVKAQSLLAKLAKSPAMKKQTASRKTSRLTKLVASINK; this comes from the coding sequence GTGGCTAATCACAAATCATCAGTTAAAAGAGCTAAACAAGAAAAAAAACGTCGCATGACGAACAAAACTAAAACTGCTGCATCAAGAACTGCTGTAAAAGCACTTCGCGCTGCTGTTTCTAAAGGTGACGTAGCTGAAGCTCGTACACTTCTAGTTAAAGCTCAATCACTTCTTGCTAAACTTGCTAAGTCACCAGCTATGAAGAAGCAAACTGCTTCTCGTAAGACATCGCGTCTTACTAAGCTTGTTGCTTCAATCAATAAATAA
- a CDS encoding acyl-CoA dehydrogenase → MLLDEQYKEIRDMVKKFSDTEILPFAQQVDHEGHLPQSQIQKLADNGFLGSYVPEEYGGAGMDYMSYSLIVEEISRNCASTGVFVSAHTSLGIWPILNFGTEAQKKKYLPKMASGEWIGCFCLSEPNAGSDAGSLTTFAEDKGDHWEINGVKNWITNGKEAGVCIVFAKTKKTPDYKGISCFIVETTTPGFSIIKEEDKLGIRGSSTCQLAFDKVKVPKDALLGDLEKGFRVAMATLDGGRIGIASQALGIAQGAFDYAIRYTKQRVQFGAPLSDLQGIQFMLADMSTKIGASRLLIYHASALKDAGQPYSKESAQAKLFASESAMWITTKAIQLCGGNGYTREYPVERMFRDAKITEIYEGTSEVQRMVIASSELKAVH, encoded by the coding sequence ATGCTACTTGATGAACAGTACAAAGAAATTCGTGACATGGTTAAGAAGTTTTCTGATACAGAAATTCTTCCTTTCGCTCAACAAGTTGATCACGAAGGCCACCTTCCACAATCTCAAATCCAGAAACTTGCTGATAACGGTTTCTTAGGATCATATGTTCCTGAGGAGTACGGTGGTGCAGGTATGGACTATATGTCTTACTCACTCATCGTTGAAGAAATCTCTCGTAACTGTGCTTCTACAGGCGTGTTTGTTTCTGCTCACACTTCACTTGGTATCTGGCCAATTCTTAACTTCGGTACAGAAGCTCAGAAGAAAAAATATCTCCCAAAGATGGCATCTGGTGAATGGATCGGTTGTTTCTGTCTTTCAGAACCAAACGCAGGTTCAGATGCTGGATCTCTTACAACTTTTGCTGAAGACAAAGGTGATCACTGGGAAATTAACGGTGTAAAAAACTGGATCACAAACGGTAAAGAGGCCGGTGTTTGTATCGTTTTCGCCAAGACGAAAAAGACTCCGGACTATAAAGGAATTTCTTGTTTCATCGTTGAGACAACAACTCCTGGTTTCTCAATCATCAAAGAAGAAGACAAACTAGGGATCCGTGGATCATCTACTTGTCAGCTTGCTTTCGATAAAGTGAAAGTACCAAAAGATGCTCTTCTTGGTGATCTTGAAAAAGGTTTCCGTGTAGCGATGGCAACTCTTGATGGCGGTCGTATCGGTATCGCTTCTCAGGCCCTGGGTATCGCTCAAGGTGCTTTTGACTACGCAATCCGTTACACAAAGCAGCGTGTACAGTTCGGCGCGCCACTTTCTGACCTTCAAGGGATTCAGTTTATGTTGGCGGATATGAGTACAAAAATTGGTGCTTCACGTCTTCTGATTTACCACGCTTCAGCTCTTAAGGATGCAGGGCAGCCATATTCAAAAGAATCTGCCCAGGCCAAGCTTTTCGCCTCTGAATCAGCTATGTGGATCACCACAAAGGCCATTCAGCTTTGTGGCGGTAACGGCTATACCAGAGAATACCCGGTTGAACGTATGTTCAGAGATGCCAAGATTACTGAAATCTACGAAGGGACTTCTGAAGTTCAGCGCATGGTTATTGCGTCTAGCGAATTAAAAGCAGTTCACTAA
- a CDS encoding Crp/Fnr family transcriptional regulator produces the protein MTTPAAAQAKSGLKTFKPGEILFNDGDAADSLFIIQKGQIRLFKPKGKGYIEIAVLRSGEVIGEMAYFDEDGSGKKRSCSASAITPVEIIEISFAAFGKTMSSLNPWFKTIINTLVTRLRKSNARIRELEDNQASVSYSGKHAGYEFVKPIEVMRILGTLFLVFKAHGEVKGSTFTINKKTLNLYTQDLYTIMEVKQESVINILVALGWMEVAEDADKLPNILTLKHVELIRQVFIYYNSERHLPEEKKIQIGEKCQTLIGKMLEKAEGAVSTIPNLKADSDYKPKFTQYYNLTNVLKEFQAENVAIGADQTEDGKNLSIFGEVLIDNAGTMVEIDFEKMKKLYPIICFMNAIKKLNQEKAPI, from the coding sequence ATGACAACTCCGGCAGCGGCCCAAGCTAAATCAGGTCTCAAAACCTTTAAGCCAGGTGAGATCCTCTTTAATGATGGAGACGCTGCCGATTCGCTTTTTATTATTCAGAAAGGTCAGATCCGTCTCTTTAAACCAAAAGGGAAGGGGTACATCGAAATCGCGGTTCTCCGCTCTGGCGAAGTGATCGGTGAGATGGCCTATTTTGATGAAGACGGTTCTGGAAAAAAACGTTCTTGTTCTGCTTCTGCCATTACGCCAGTCGAGATCATTGAGATTTCATTCGCGGCCTTTGGTAAGACCATGTCGTCCCTCAATCCATGGTTCAAAACAATCATCAATACACTGGTAACACGTCTTCGTAAGAGCAATGCTCGCATTCGTGAACTTGAAGATAATCAAGCTTCAGTTTCTTATAGTGGTAAGCATGCGGGTTATGAATTTGTGAAGCCCATTGAGGTGATGAGAATTCTCGGAACGTTGTTTCTGGTTTTCAAAGCTCATGGTGAAGTGAAGGGATCGACTTTCACGATTAATAAGAAGACGCTTAATCTCTATACTCAGGACCTTTACACCATCATGGAAGTAAAGCAGGAGAGTGTGATTAATATTCTGGTTGCTCTTGGTTGGATGGAAGTTGCGGAAGACGCTGATAAACTACCAAACATTCTGACGTTGAAGCATGTAGAACTCATTCGTCAGGTCTTCATCTATTACAATTCTGAACGTCATCTTCCGGAAGAGAAGAAAATTCAAATCGGTGAGAAGTGTCAGACTCTCATTGGGAAGATGCTTGAGAAGGCCGAAGGAGCTGTTTCTACGATTCCAAATCTTAAGGCCGATTCGGATTACAAACCGAAATTCACTCAGTATTACAATCTCACGAATGTCCTCAAAGAGTTTCAAGCAGAAAACGTGGCCATCGGTGCTGATCAAACTGAAGATGGAAAGAACCTAAGTATCTTTGGTGAGGTGTTGATCGATAATGCCGGGACGATGGTAGAGATTGATTTTGAGAAGATGAAGAAGCTCTATCCGATTATCTGTTTCATGAATGCCATCAAGAAATTAAATCAAGAGAAGGCCCCGATTTAG
- a CDS encoding TPM domain-containing protein produces MRLLFSFLLLFSLQVWGAELQLPALTSPVMDQAGFLNEAERNDLAELAYEIYTNKGPQITILTVPDMQGWPIEEFSIRVAEKWQLGSKDQDNGLLVIIAKAERQMRIEVGNGIEGEITDYDTTKYTREIFPEYFRRGEFHAALRLFEEDVAKRFNIQVDPGRTAYVRRAPVRQSNGLLNRLFPIMLVIIVVVHLIMRRNPFARGLFTGAGMAGASFLMVPGAAMFAVIIFIVGFLLGLIGISNFLFALLASGGGRGGRYGGGGGGFGGGGGWSGGGGGFSGGGSSGNW; encoded by the coding sequence GTGCGCTTACTTTTCTCATTTCTCCTTTTATTTTCTCTACAAGTCTGGGGAGCTGAACTACAGCTCCCCGCTTTAACTTCTCCGGTCATGGATCAAGCGGGCTTTTTGAATGAAGCTGAACGAAATGATCTCGCCGAACTCGCTTACGAAATTTATACCAACAAGGGTCCGCAGATAACGATCCTGACAGTTCCGGATATGCAGGGCTGGCCCATTGAGGAATTCTCCATTCGTGTTGCTGAGAAATGGCAACTAGGTTCAAAAGATCAGGACAACGGTTTGCTCGTCATTATTGCAAAGGCCGAACGCCAGATGCGTATCGAAGTGGGCAATGGCATTGAAGGTGAAATTACTGATTACGACACCACGAAATACACTCGCGAAATTTTTCCGGAATATTTTCGTCGTGGAGAATTTCACGCGGCCCTTCGTCTCTTCGAAGAAGATGTTGCAAAACGTTTTAATATTCAGGTCGATCCAGGACGCACGGCCTATGTTCGTCGAGCTCCGGTTCGCCAGAGTAACGGACTCCTTAATCGTCTTTTCCCTATCATGCTTGTGATTATCGTAGTCGTTCATCTCATCATGAGAAGAAATCCTTTTGCCAGAGGTCTATTCACTGGTGCCGGGATGGCAGGTGCAAGCTTCTTAATGGTTCCAGGTGCTGCAATGTTTGCGGTGATTATTTTCATCGTGGGCTTTTTATTAGGTCTAATAGGAATTAGTAACTTCCTCTTCGCTCTACTTGCTAGTGGTGGTGGCCGTGGTGGTCGCTATGGCGGAGGTGGCGGTGGATTTGGTGGAGGCGGAGGCTGGAGCGGCGGCGGTGGTGGCTTCTCGGGCGGCGGCTCTTCGGGGAACTGGTAA
- a CDS encoding thiolase family protein, whose product MAVYILGGARTAIGSFLGTLSQVPAPKLGAAAIEGALQKSNIEKNKVDEVFMGNVISSGVGQAPARQASLGAGIPESVPTTTVGKVCGSGLQAIILGARSIMTGDNQVVVAGGMENMSLAPHMLMNSRNGFKFGPTEMKDSMAWDGLTDAYRNVAMGVCAEECVKKYSMSREEQDAFAIESFKRAQAAAKEGVFKDEIVAVKVPAKGGTTDITEDEGPFKANFEKMPGLKPAFEKDGTITAANASTINDGAAAVVLAGDAFADKAEFKILGYASNAQNPTWFTTAPVDAINKALKKAGLSMEQIDLFEINEAFAAVTMAAMKECKIPHNKVNVFGGAVAIGHPIGASGARIMVTLMNAMKKKNAKYGCTAICIGGGEALSVIIEKIR is encoded by the coding sequence ATGGCAGTTTATATTCTTGGCGGTGCCCGCACGGCCATCGGTAGTTTTCTTGGTACACTTTCACAAGTTCCTGCTCCAAAACTAGGTGCAGCAGCAATTGAAGGTGCACTTCAAAAATCAAATATTGAAAAAAATAAAGTTGATGAAGTTTTCATGGGTAACGTGATTAGTTCTGGTGTTGGCCAGGCCCCTGCACGTCAGGCCTCTCTGGGTGCTGGTATTCCAGAAAGCGTTCCAACAACAACTGTTGGTAAGGTTTGTGGTTCTGGTCTTCAAGCAATCATCCTTGGTGCTCGTTCAATCATGACTGGTGATAACCAGGTAGTTGTGGCCGGTGGTATGGAGAACATGTCACTTGCTCCTCACATGCTCATGAACTCTCGTAACGGTTTTAAGTTCGGTCCAACAGAGATGAAAGATTCTATGGCATGGGACGGTCTAACTGACGCTTACAGAAATGTAGCGATGGGTGTTTGTGCTGAAGAGTGTGTAAAAAAATATAGCATGAGCCGTGAAGAGCAAGATGCTTTCGCGATTGAATCTTTCAAACGCGCTCAGGCCGCTGCTAAAGAAGGCGTATTCAAAGACGAAATCGTTGCTGTAAAAGTTCCTGCTAAAGGCGGCACAACAGATATCACTGAAGATGAAGGTCCATTCAAGGCCAACTTCGAAAAAATGCCGGGTCTTAAGCCTGCTTTTGAAAAAGACGGAACAATCACAGCAGCTAACGCTTCAACTATCAATGATGGTGCGGCTGCCGTAGTTCTTGCTGGTGACGCTTTCGCTGATAAAGCAGAATTCAAGATTCTTGGTTACGCTTCAAATGCTCAGAACCCAACTTGGTTCACAACTGCTCCAGTAGACGCGATCAATAAGGCCCTTAAGAAGGCCGGTCTTTCAATGGAACAAATCGATCTATTCGAAATTAACGAAGCATTCGCAGCTGTAACAATGGCAGCGATGAAGGAATGTAAAATTCCTCACAATAAAGTAAACGTATTCGGTGGCGCAGTTGCTATTGGTCACCCAATCGGTGCTTCTGGTGCTCGTATTATGGTTACTCTTATGAACGCCATGAAAAAGAAAAATGCTAAATACGGTTGTACAGCAATCTGTATCGGTGGTGGTGAAGCACTAAGTGTTATCATCGAGAAGATCAGATAA